In Pannonibacter sp. XCT-53, the sequence GAGAAGGCCCGCATCGAGGCCGGCTCCGACCGTCCGTCGATGGAGCGGCTGATGCCCGAGGCCCATGCCGAGTTCGTGCGCATCTGCGACCGGCTTGAAGCCCATTACCGCGACATGCAGGATCTCGAGTTCACCATCGAGCGCGGCAAGCTGTGGATGCTGCAGACCCGCTCCGGCAAGCGCACGGCCAAGGCCGCGCTGAAGATCGCCGTCGACATGGCGGCCGAAGGCCTGATCACGGAGAAGGAGGCCGTGCTGCGCGTGGAGCCCTCCGCGCTCGACCAGCTGCTGCACCCGACCATCGATCCGAAGGCCGAGCGCAACATCTTCGTCACCGGCCTGCCTGCCTCGCCGGGCGCGGCCTGCGGCGCCATCGTCTTCACCTCGGAGGAGGCCGAGCAGGCCAAGGCCGCCGGGCGCAAGGTCATCCTCGTGCGCGTCGAGACCTCCCCGGAAGACATCCACGGCATGCATGCGGCCGAGGGCATCCTCACCAGCCGTGGCGGCATGACCTCCCACGCGGCCGTCGTGGCACGCGGCATGGGCAAGCCTTGCGTGTCCGGCGCGGGCGCCCTGCGCATCGACTACCGCAGCGGCACCGTGTCCGCCGGCGGCAAGACGCTGGACAAGGGGCAGGTCATCACCATCGACGGCTCCACCGGTCAGGTCCTCATCGGCGAGGTGCCGATGCAGCAGCCCTCCCTGTCGGGTGACTTCGCCACCCTGATGACCTGGGCCGACGGCGGTCGCCGCATGAAGGTCCGTGCCAATGCCGAGACCCCGGCCGATGCGCGCGTCGCGCGCGACTTCGGCGCCGAAGGCATCGGGCTGTGCCGCACCGAGCACATGTTCTTCGACGGCGAGCGCATTCTGGCGGTGCGCGAGATGATCCTGTCGGCCACCGAGGAGGGACGGCGCGCCGCGCTTGCCAAGCTCCTGCCGATGCAGCGCAACGATTTCGTGCAGCTGTTCGAGATCATGAAGGGTCTGCCGGTGACGATCCGCCTGCTGGATCCGCCGCTGCACGAGTTCCTGCCGCATTCCGATGCCGAGATCGCCGAAGTGGCCGAGGCCATGGGAGTGGCGGCGGACAAGCTGCGCGAGCGGGCGCTGGAGCTGTCGGAGTTCAATCCGATGCTGGGCCACCGCGGCTGCCGTCTGCTCGTCTCCTATCCCGAGATCGCCGAGATGCAGGCCCGCGCCATCTTCGAGGCGGCTGTCGAGGCCGGGCGCCAGACCGGTGCGCCGGTCGTGCCGGAGATCATGGTGCCGCTGGTCGGGCTCAAGGCCGAGCTTGATCTGGTGCGTGGCCGTATCGATGCCATGGCCAAGGCCGTCGCGGCCGAGACCGGCGTCACGATCGACTATCAGGTCGGCACCATGGTGGAACTGCCGCGTGCGGCGCTCCGGGCCGGCGACATCGCGGAATCGGCCGAGTTCTTCTCGTTCGGCACCAACGACCTGACCCAGACCACCTTCGGCATCTCGCGCGACGATGCGGCCTCGTTCCTCGGCACCTACCAGCAGAAGGGACTGATCGAGCAGGATCCGTTCGTCTCCATCGACCGGGATGGCGTGGGCGAGCTGATCAGCATCGCGGCCGAGCGCGGCCGCAAGACCCGTCCCGGGATCAAGCTCGGCATCTGCGGCGAACATGGCGGCGATCCGGCCTCGATCCATTTCTGCGAGAGCGTCG encodes:
- the ppdK gene encoding pyruvate, phosphate dikinase, which gives rise to MTKWVYGFGNGAAEGDAGMKNLLGGKGANLAEMSNLGLPVPPGFTITTEVCTWYYDHDKSYPAELAAEVEAALADIGRLTGRAFGDRTHPLLVSVRSGARVSMPGMMDTVLNLGLNDETVKAMATSSGDERFAYDSYRRFIQMYGDVVLGVDHHSFEEILQEVKDEAGHVLDTDLSAAELAGIIERYKDLVAAELGRPFPQDPMEQLWGAIGAVFGSWMTHRAQTYRRLHDIPASWGTAVNVQAMVFGNMGETSATGVAFTRNPSTGEKALYGEFLVNAQGEDVVAGIRTPQDITEKARIEAGSDRPSMERLMPEAHAEFVRICDRLEAHYRDMQDLEFTIERGKLWMLQTRSGKRTAKAALKIAVDMAAEGLITEKEAVLRVEPSALDQLLHPTIDPKAERNIFVTGLPASPGAACGAIVFTSEEAEQAKAAGRKVILVRVETSPEDIHGMHAAEGILTSRGGMTSHAAVVARGMGKPCVSGAGALRIDYRSGTVSAGGKTLDKGQVITIDGSTGQVLIGEVPMQQPSLSGDFATLMTWADGGRRMKVRANAETPADARVARDFGAEGIGLCRTEHMFFDGERILAVREMILSATEEGRRAALAKLLPMQRNDFVQLFEIMKGLPVTIRLLDPPLHEFLPHSDAEIAEVAEAMGVAADKLRERALELSEFNPMLGHRGCRLLVSYPEIAEMQARAIFEAAVEAGRQTGAPVVPEIMVPLVGLKAELDLVRGRIDAMAKAVAAETGVTIDYQVGTMVELPRAALRAGDIAESAEFFSFGTNDLTQTTFGISRDDAASFLGTYQQKGLIEQDPFVSIDRDGVGELISIAAERGRKTRPGIKLGICGEHGGDPASIHFCESVGLDYVSCSPFRVPIARLAAAQAALKKA